One Watersipora subatra chromosome 4, tzWatSuba1.1, whole genome shotgun sequence genomic window carries:
- the LOC137393897 gene encoding uncharacterized protein, translating into MIKLVPSSENKLDVLTRVPKKWLQVVACSGVVPSNTDEIEDVKNVHQYHYFGVSQTLYLAQKRLGRTIKKDIAEQVVKTCHMCKSVDPHPIKWDHGQLNVANVWERLASDITHVNGRPYLTIIDCGPSRFSLWSKLANQTSDVVIKQLDNVFRKRRPPKEFLSDNGPCFTSARMKEFLQKWSVEQILSCAYKPAGNGIIERHHCTIKRAVIRTGKGPEEMVYWYNNTPNSNGIVPVEELYSYRSDLAGATKSTEIPQKPNDNRDCSLNPYKVRDTVYVKPVSARCFDK; encoded by the coding sequence ATGATCAAACTTGTTCCATCAAGTGAGAACAAATTGGATGTCCTAACCAGAGTACCAAAGAAATGGCTACAAGTTGTTGCATGCTCAGGGGTTGTACCTTCTAACACAGATGAGATAGAAGACGTAAAGAACGTTCATCAATATCACTACTTTGGTGTCAGCCAAACCCTGTACTTGGCACAGAAAAGGCTTGGACGAACAATCAAAAAAGACATAGCTGAGCAAGTAGTGAAAACTTGTCATATGTGTAAAAGTGTGGATCCTCATCCAATCAAATGGGATCATGGTCAGCTAAACGTAGCAAATGTATGGGAGCGCCTTGCATCAGATATCACTCATGTGAACGGTCGACCTTATCTGACTATTATTGATTGTGGGCCTAGCAGGTTTTCTCTTTGGTCCAAACTGGCTAATCAAACATCAGACGTAGTAATCAAACAGTTGGACAATGTGTTTCGAAAACGTAGACCTCCTAAGGAGTTTCTGAGTGACAATGGCCCATGTTTCACAAGCGCTAGAATGAAAGAGTTTCTGCAGAAATGGAGTGTAGAGCAGATCCTCAGCTGTGCCTATAAACCTGCTGGAAATGGAATAATCGAAAGACATCACTGTACTATAAAGAGAGCAGTCATAAGAACTGGTAAAGGACCTGAAGAAATGGTATATTGGTATAACAATACACCAAACTCCAATGGTATAGTGCCTGTGGAAGAACTATACAGTTATCGCAGTGACTTAGCAGGGGCGACCAAATCGACAGAAATACCACAAAAGCCTAATGACAATAGAGACTGCAGCCTTAACCCATACAAAGTTAGAGACACTGTTTATGTCAAGCCAGTTAGTGCTAGGTGCTTTGACAAGTAG
- the LOC137393502 gene encoding exonuclease 3'-5' domain-containing protein 2-like, giving the protein MTGNSLLQKSFATATLLAAGGLLIYYLFQRTKRKQGKPAVQNIQSNIYDKVKSLCKECIEQAEVILVESECDWDRAYTLICEDLATLKVIGMDCEWVTKGKKRKPVSMLQLSTLHCTALVRLHLFTLHIPGSLIALIEDKTILKVGVGVMDDRDKLFTDYLMSMFGCVDLRYVAGRYKKSWNKGGLQSLAQEVAGISLNKSNQLRCGDWEQEQLPHSMSCYAAKDSQSGLAIFMCLVALKLTSLMWENEAKAIFAIQTRALPMCHGIVDLRYKAGSPTPGTAAISVVSTPSIRAPSKCISSNALRSKAMYSNCVMQAPDGQVLCVCDVRKAQWYCDKELADKVSEEGAEELVIRLRFEPRGRPTTERDYYRSRKENICVVCGADESFLRKNIVPREYRKHFPEILKSHSSHDVVLLCALCHQKSGISDQRYKMHFADLCNAPYTTGAVTVNQELKKVKSAARTLNGYMDKIPAKRVEECRSILREFYKTDDITREHIESASSLDERDSTPQDHGRIVVQYFMDNSSVQEFQRLWRVRFLEVMSPKHLGEYWHVDYNHLDYLWVKTDREMDGSDTDSS; this is encoded by the exons ATGACTGGAAACAGCCTTCTGCAGAAAAGCTTTGCGACTGCAACACTCTTGGCTGCTGGAG GCTTATTAATCTATTATTTGTTTCAAAGAACAAAACGAAAACAAGGCAAACCAGCCGTACAAAATATTCAAAGTAATATTTATGATAAAGTAAAATCTCTCTGCAAGGAATGCATCGAGCAAGCAGAAGTTATTCTTGTTGAGTCAGAATGCGACTGGGACCGAGCTTACACACTGATATGTGAGGATCTCGCCACTCTCAAg GTGATTGGAATGGATTGTGAGTGGGTCACAAAAGGAAAAAAGAGAAAACCTGTGTCAATGCTACAGTTGTCCACGTTGCATTGCACAGCCCTGGTTAGGTTGCACTTATTTACTCTACACATTCCTGGTTCTTTAATTGCTCTCATCGAAGATAAAAC AATTCTCAAAGTAGGTGTGGGAGTTATGGATGACAGAGATAAGCTTTTTACAGATTATCTGATGTCTATGTTTGGCTGTGTCGACCTCCGATATGTGGCTGGCAGGTATAAAAAATCCTG GAACAAAGGTGGCCTTCAAAGCCTAGCTCAAGAGGTTGCTGGAATCTCACTGAACAAATCCAATCAGCTAAGATGCGGAGATTGGGAGCAAGAACAGCTACCACACAGCATG AGTTGCTATGCAGCCAAAGACTCTCAATCGGGACTCGCCATATTCATGTGTCTCGTGGCATTGAAGCTTACATCTCTCATGTGGGAAAATGAGGCCAAAGCAATTTTCGCAATACAGACACGAGCCCTGCCCATGTGCCATGGCATCGTAGACCTCCGCTACAAGGCCGGCAGC CCTACACCTGGCACTGCAGCCATATCAGTTGTATCAACACCTTCCATTCGGGCTCCATCCAAGTGCATCTCTTCTAACGCTCTCCGCTCTAAGGCTATGTACAGTAATTGTGTGATGCAAGCTCCAGATGGTCAGGTGCTTTGCGTTTGTGACGTGAGGAAGGCGCAGTGGTATTGTGACAAGGAGCTCGCAG ATAAAGTGTCTGAGGAAGGAGCAGAGGAGCTGGTCATCAGGCTAAGGTTTGAGCCAAGAGGAAGGCCGACCACTGAGAGAGACTACTACCGATCTCGTAAGGAAAACATCTGCGTTGTATGCGGAGCTGATGAATCTTTTCTCAGAAAGAATATTGTGCCTAGAGAGTATAGGAA ACATTTCCCTGAAATTCTAAAGTCGCATTCTTCTCACGATGTGGTGCTCCTGTGCGCTTTATGCCATCAAAAGTCTGGTATCTCAGATCAGCGGTATAAGATGCACTTTGCCGATCTCTGTAATGCTCCCTATACGACTGGAGCAGTAACTGTCAATCAAGAATTGAAGAAAGTTAAAAGTGCGGCGAG AACTCTGAATGGATATATGGATAAAATTCCAGCCAAAAGAGTTGAGGAGTGCAGAAGCATATTGAGAGAGTTTTACAAGACGGATGATATTACTCGTGAACACATAGAGTCAGCGTCATCTCTCGATGAGCG TGATTCCACTCCTCAAGATCATGGGAGGATCGTGGTGCAGTATTTTATGGACAACTCGAGTGTGCAAGAGTTCCAGAGATTGTGGAGAGTGAGATTTCTAGAGGTAATGTCACCCAAACACTTAGGAGAGTACTGGCATGTTGACTACAATCATCTAGACTATCTCTGGGTTAAAACAGACAGAGAGATGGATGGCTCTGACACCGACTCCTCTTAG
- the LOC137393898 gene encoding uncharacterized protein, whose translation MTLLHVYCDHRDELEEIATRVLKSYSNRSGKARFYAKVDYAYWLARTDRSEKARDKSCQIFEECTEEAQSFTKDDDLVAYCCYFHTKILVGILKEKTSLRKQDFFTEILKKTFLNFLTLSKACTNKYRGDLFLLIAEVRTSIVWKRTDTALERELVQLVEACKDDLGCNEYSLETCIGEAEKCQHRYRCDRKFRMRIGKLSLEIAYETEDLRDKTQWFTKALDLSRECSESPDWYFMCSSNISQALLNLWAIDLYNREKPAVEKQYRARTGTRPRYPFEVLRFLVDEYYNYATIRNCSRIGYLTEAKKHLELIVERGTKGWVTHGVKLARVNHLLAERPATIISTFEKSLQELKMDSEANPTRDYMIAHEKFGRYYEVTKDFSHALFYYDEAIQLAERIHQQAHIAKHGKNTIRTYNNDYFCQYYRRRY comes from the exons ATGACGCTGCTACATGTCTACT GTGACCATCGAGATGAGCTAGAAGAAATAGCAACAAGGGTCTTGAAATCGTATTCTAATCGAAGTGGAAAAGCACGGTTTTACGCCAAAGTAGACTATGCCTATTGGTTAGCTAGGACAGATCGCTCAGAGAAGGCTAGAGATAAAAGCTGTCAGATATTTGAAGAATGTACAGAGGAAGCACAATCGTTCACTAAGGATGACGACCTTGTGGCTTACTGCTGTTACTTTCACACTAAAATATTAGTGGGAATACTCAAGGAAAAAACCTCTCTTCGCAAACAAGATTTCTTCACAGAAATTCTTAAAAAAACCTTTCTTAACTTCCTCACATTATCTAAAGCCTGCACAAATAAATATCGTGGAGACCTTTTCTTGTTGATCGCAGAAGTGCGAACATCGATTGTGTGGAAACGTACTGACACTGCTCTGGAACGTGAACTTGTCCAACTCGTGGAAGCATGTAAAGATGACCTTGGCTGTAATGAGTATTCACTTGAAACATGCATAGGTGAAGCTGAGAAGTGCCAGCATAGATACCGCTGTGACAGAAAATTCAGAATGAGGATCGGAAAGCTTAGCCTTGAGATTGCGTATGAGACTGAAGACCTACGGGATAAAACACAGTGGTTTACGAAAGCGCTTGATCTCAGTCGAGAATGTAGTGAGAGTCCAGATTGGTATTTCATGTGCTCATCCAACATTTCGCAGGCTCTTCTGAATTTATGGGCAATTGACTTGTACAACCGCGAAAAACCAGCTGTGGAAAAACAGTACCGGGCTCGCACAG GTACACGTCCACGGTATCCATTTGAAGTTCTGAGATTCCTCGTGGATGAGTACTACAATTATGCAACTATAAGAAACTGTTCACGCATAGGGTATCTTACAGAAGCTAAAAAGCATCTTGAACTAATTGTTGAGCGTGGTACAAAAGGCTGGGTAACACATGGAGTCAAACTGGCAAGGGTAAATCATTTACTGGCTGAACGTCCTGCAACGATCATCTCAACCTTTGAAAAGTCTCTCCAAGAGCTGAAGATGGACTCAGAGGCGAATCCTACTCGTGATTACATGATTGCACATGAAAAGTTTGGTCGATACTACGAAGTCAcaaaagatttttctcatgCACTGTTCTACTATGATGAGGCAATACAGCTTGCTGAAAGGATCCATCAACAGGCACATATTGCGAAGCATGGCAAAAATACGATCAGGACATATAACAATGATTATTTCTGCCAATACTACCGTCGCAGGTACTAA